One Kineosporia sp. NBRC 101731 genomic region harbors:
- a CDS encoding aminotransferase class V-fold PLP-dependent enzyme, which translates to MDGLGQELSGGLRGEDAYRADFQEPSGYLNFAAYGPPSGRVVEAIAATARAAALGEPAAHLHAEDERALAAVSRLTGFAREGCLLTTSTSAGLQQVAFGLGGEVLLSRDEFPSNLYPWWRAQEAGLMRVRTVKREVDGVPRWMTPATIAAALTPATTAVAISAVDFRTGYRADLAGIREVIDDRLLIVDGIQGFGAAEQDWTAADALVVGGQKWLRAGWGTGFLTLSPRALDRIRPTLGSWTGVEEPTHYDGEPHAEREGAQQLSVTNLSPFTSAALGTALELLESVDVAGLIEPKVGALLDRLDAAGIQILSPREPARRAGIVVVRTGEPAAAVRDRLAARGITVTAHEPDRIRISIHATTDVTGDGIAGLTDVLKQV; encoded by the coding sequence ATGGACGGGCTGGGACAGGAACTGAGTGGCGGGCTCCGGGGTGAGGACGCGTATCGGGCGGACTTCCAGGAGCCGTCCGGCTATCTGAACTTCGCGGCCTACGGCCCTCCGTCCGGCCGGGTGGTCGAGGCCATCGCCGCCACCGCCCGGGCCGCCGCGCTCGGGGAGCCGGCCGCACATCTGCATGCCGAGGACGAGCGGGCGCTGGCCGCGGTCTCCCGGCTGACCGGCTTCGCCCGCGAGGGCTGTCTGCTCACCACCAGTACCTCGGCCGGGCTCCAGCAGGTCGCCTTCGGCCTCGGCGGCGAGGTGCTCCTGAGCCGCGACGAGTTCCCGTCCAATCTCTACCCGTGGTGGCGGGCGCAGGAGGCCGGGCTGATGCGGGTCCGGACTGTGAAACGGGAGGTGGACGGCGTCCCCCGGTGGATGACGCCCGCAACGATCGCCGCGGCTCTCACCCCGGCCACCACCGCCGTCGCGATCAGCGCCGTGGACTTCCGCACCGGCTACCGGGCCGACCTGGCGGGGATCCGCGAGGTGATCGACGACCGGCTGCTGATCGTCGACGGCATCCAGGGGTTCGGGGCGGCCGAGCAGGACTGGACCGCCGCGGACGCGCTCGTGGTCGGTGGGCAGAAATGGTTACGGGCGGGCTGGGGCACCGGTTTCCTGACCCTGTCGCCGCGGGCCCTGGACCGGATCCGTCCCACGCTCGGCAGCTGGACCGGGGTCGAGGAGCCCACGCACTACGACGGCGAACCGCATGCGGAGCGGGAAGGGGCGCAGCAGCTGTCCGTCACCAACCTCTCGCCGTTCACGTCGGCAGCACTGGGGACGGCGCTGGAACTGCTCGAGTCCGTGGATGTCGCCGGGCTGATCGAGCCGAAGGTGGGTGCCCTGCTCGACCGGCTCGACGCCGCCGGGATCCAGATCCTCTCACCGCGTGAACCGGCCCGGAGGGCCGGCATTGTCGTGGTCAGGACGGGCGAGCCAGCGGCGGCGGTCCGGGACCGGCTGGCCGCGCGGGGCATCACGGTGACCGCCCACGAACCCGACCGGATC